The nucleotide window TAAGTGGGACCAAGACTAGCGGgttcgacagatattctttgattttatcaaaggcttcttgacactcatccatCCATTTAATCactgcatctttctttaacagcttgaagatgggttcacatgtgGAAGTCAATTGAGCAATGAATCGGctaatgtagttcaaccttcctgccaggctcataacctctttcttggttcttggaggaggcaaatacCGAATAGCCTTTATCTTTAtcgggtctagctcgatgcccctccgactgactataaatcccaagagtttgctagatggaaccccaaatgcacatttagccAGATTTAGCTTCAAATCATACTTACGCAgccgctcaaagaactttctcaggtccCGAGCATGGTCATCAGATTTGATGATCatatcgtccacatacacctcactttcttggtgcatcatgtcgtgaaagatggctgtcatggccctcatataagttgccctggcgttcttcaaaccaaaaggcatgacctgTAACAATAGGTGCCCTAGGGTATGGTGAAGGCTGTGTTTtccgcatcctcttcatccatcaacacctgataaTATCCTATATAACATtccacgaaagactgtatctcatgtttggcacagttatcaacaaggatgtgaatgtttggcaaagggaattGTCCTTGGAACTTGATTTGTTTAGATCTCGGTAGTCAACACACACTCGagttttcccttctttctttggCATGGGAACTACATTAGCCAGCCATGTGATGTATCGGATCACCCCTGCCTTCGACTGGTTTGTGACCttttctttaatcttgtcactaaTATCAGTTTTAAACTTCCTCTGCTTTTGCTGGACAGTGGGATAATCGGGGTAAGCCGGCAACTTATGGACCACCAAATCGAcacttaatcctggcatgtcatcgtaggaccaagcaaacacatctttgaattcgaacagaagttggatcaatgcatccctGGTTCTTTTATCCgtatgaatgcttatcatggtttcttggacctcttcaaaactacccaaattaaccggttcggtttcatttaagtttggcttgggtttattctcaaattgttccaattctcggtttatttccctaaaagcctcttcttcatcgtatttcggttcttggttcattatttcacaatgaGACAACATGTTTggatctaggcatgaagtccacaagcatgtcatgttatttaaagccgcattattagaactgaaagaagaaataagaaaaagtaacaaaaatcagaaagaataaagagagatgaacgatgaaatattgattttatttcattgaattttgaagataacaaggtttacattggaaattaaagacaggaaactaaagaaaacatccaagttataccctgaaataactcatgatgtagaaaaggtggcaagattagACTACCGAGATTCCTGCCTGACTgggaacggagtagccttccagttttgcaaCTTGGCATTGAGCCCCATGTACAGCACCTCAGCAgtgctcgagccttctcccggatgaaccatgtgggtttcatacaaCATTTGCCTCATGGCCCCACATATGTCCTcaatttcctcagccgtgaaggcctcatcttcttcctcttcattgTACTTGGGCCTGACGAATGTTTTGTAGAGATACTGAACCGGCTGAGGTAAAGCCCAACCATTGCTCTTTCGTTCATTTGCCCATGTCACATCAGCTTTTGTAGCACAAAAACCCACATCGAAGAACTTCTTGCTGGCAGGTAGAGTGATAGGTTCTTGTGATACCTTGTAATGATGTCCCGAGTTCCTTCCCAGGCTTATAACCATGCTTGATCATTTCAGCAGCGACCATGATGGATGTATTTGACAGAAAAGGCTAAGGACAAGGGCTTCCCTCCTTACATTGATTTGCGACCACCAACTCGAAAGGTTGATAGACTATATGTTCACTACCTTCCCTAGCTTCAAGAcatgggactgatgggtcccAGTAAATTAACTGCTCGTCTTCTCCATGAACCATAATTTTCTGGTCTTCATattcaaatttcaccatctggtggagagtggaAGGTACGGCCCTTGCCTTGTGAATCCAAGGTTttcccaagaggaaattataAGAAATGTCCATGTATAggacctgaaaggtcacctcgAAATCCACAGGACCAATAGTCAAAACTAAATCGATCTCACctatggtatctctcttgatgctaTCAAAGGCATGCATACAGACATTGTTAGGCCTGATTCTCTCAGTCCTaatctccattctttgcaaagtTGAGAGAGGGCAGATATCAACTCCTGATCCACCATCCACCATGACTCTTTTTACATAGTACCCCTAACACATAACTGTCAGATGGAGGGCTTTGTTGTGGGCGGCCCCTTCCGGGGGCAAATCCTTCTTGCTAAAGGAAATCTGATTGACTGAGAAGAATCTTTCCGCCATCCTTTCCAGTTGTTCGACAGTTTTTCAATCGGAACATAAGCTTCATTTAGGGTTTTTatcaacactttctgatgctcaGTTGAGCTTATTAGCAGAGACAACAATGAGACATGAGTGGGAGACTTTTGAAGTTGGTCAATTATCTCGTAGTCTGCAGTTTTCATTTTTCAGAAGAACTCTTCTGCTTCTTCGGCACTATCAGGCTTTTTGATCGGGAAGCGTTTCTGCTTGGCATTGTTCACTTCCTCCAGAATAAGGTATTTCTCAGCTGGGTTAGTTTCATTTTCTTCTCCTAGGACATCTTTTCCCTTGTAGGTTACTACTTCCTTGTTGTAATTCCATGGGACGACAGTAGGGTCTGTCATAGGCTTCTACCGTGCGCGGTCAATAACCACGagctcattcagccttggtgaaattactgTCCCCCgtaccacataggcccctttagGCATATACATCTTGGGTCCCTTGTTCAGCTCGAACCTCTTTGGAGGGCTCAATGTCATTTGTTCTTTTCTGTGACCCCGGGGAATATAAAGAATGGCATTTTTCGGGGGTACTGCTCCGATTTTGGTTTCCACCGTCTTCTCCATATTTTGAGGGGTGGGTTTACTCTTCTTCTCCATCTTTTCTTGCTTTGCAGCATCCTTTGGCTTCTTCTCGACTTCAGCGATTACAAtgatggctttcaaagcaggatcAAACTTCTTATCTTCGCAAATTATTCCAATAATTGGCCGGTTGTTGTGAGCTGGTAATGGGtttgttggtcacattaggaattTCTTCATCCTTTAGCACTATCTGTTTTTGTTCTATGAGATTTTCAATAGCCCTTTTGAGAGTCCAATAGTCTTTAGTGTCATGCCCTTTCGCTCCTGAATGGTAAGCACATCGAGCAACGACTCGGTAGGAGGGCGACTCCGGGTTTTGCCTAGTTTGGGGTACGGGTTGCAACAGACCCATTTGGACCAGTTTAGGGAAAAGGCGAGAGTATGACTCACCAATAGGCGTGAAGTTTGTTCGTATGGGTGGCTCCCGAGCACGGGCATTGTagggaaaattattttgtggaggtcggggattatactgagcttggtgaggagggttgTTTCTAGGAAATGGAGCTCAGTTTTGGTTGAACTGTTGTTGTGGCCGAGCGTATGGCTGGGAGTTCATTACTACGTATGGCTGAGGAGCCATAGCATATGCCACATCCTGATGAGGATAATAATGTTGTGTGGTGCTTGGAGGGAAGTAACCTCTGGGTGGACGGGGGTTTCTCAGACTTGAAACTGCCATCACcaccttttctttcttctttttgtttgctACACCTCCGGACCCGCCTTGAATTGCTTGGGATGTAGCTCTTATGGCAGATTGGCTTAGTATGCACCCTGTTTTCAGACAATTCTTGACCATCTCACCAATCTTGATGGCCTCAGTAAATGGTTTCCTCATTGTAGACATCATATTCTGAAAgtagtcagcctcttgggcttgtagAAAGACACTCACCATTTCTGTTTAATCCATCAGAAGCTTGACCCTGGccgcttgttcgcgccatttAACAACATATTCTCGGAAACTTTCCGAtgacttcttcttgagattcgaCAGAGAATTTGTGTCGGGAGCTATGTCTATGTTATACTGAAACTGCCGGACAAAATCTCTGGCTAGATCATCCTATATGTGCCAACGGGACATGTcttggtccatgtaccactcagatgcaATGACAACTAGACTCTTCCCAAAATAAGCCATTAGCAGCTCTTCTTTTCTGCCTGCCCCTCACAATTGATTGTAGTACCTCTTGAGATGGGCTATGGGATCCCCATGCCCATCATACTtttcgaactttggggtcttgaaacccaatGGAAAATGCACATgtgggaacatgcatagatcagcGTAGGATatgctcttttgtccgctcaaaccttgtaTATTCTTAAGGCTCTATTCCATGCTCCTTATTTTCTATGTAATTTCCTCTTGCTAGGGGTTTTTTGTAGCCTCCTCCTGTCCCGTAGCAAACTCGTACCGGGGTTGTTGAGAGTAAGAATTGGTGGTGAACTGGGTAGATTCTGGTGGAAAAGACGATACTTGGAAGGTGAAAGAAGCTGGATCAAAGCTTGGCTTGGGCAAAGTGGGTTGCACCGTAGCTGATGTTGGTGGTGCGGTAAATATGTTGGAGGCCACCCCCGAAACCacctgggggcgaacctcagGAGGTGTTCCGGTGAAGTGAGCTGAGATGGTGGGGTATCCAAGTGGGGTATTCGGGTAATTTATCGGGACATTGGAATTTTCACTTGCTCTAGGAAGTAACTCGGGGAAAACGGGTATGGCACTCGACGACTCTctaccattagaccaggcgtCCCATATTTCTAGCACGTGGAGGCGCAGTGCCCTATTCACTTCAGTTATCGCTGACACTAAGGTTGGGATAACCGATAATGGGCTATCCTCTGAGATGGGAATCGTTGGTGGATGACCTTCTGATGACATTTCTATACTgcccttggatcttgtaaagtatgggtgtgaagccaggttaccacaaaccaaccaccttaaaaatAGAACCTATACTCAACAATAGACAACAAACCGGTtagtttgaagcaattaacacataggaaatcgcacattgggggtgtgatgcacctatgcAGTTAAAAGTGTTTCTTCATGTTTTCTACGATTGCATGTCTTATCCCAGTTTTTGTTTATCTCCCCGATCTTCTCTCttgctcttttgtactcttattttctctctttttggtttttcttttggctttcTCTTTTCCTCATTCCCTTTTTTActtgagttatttacaaaaatgaTGACCGGAtctgatgaggattgcctacgtatcacgaagCCGCGTGAATTAAATTATCACGTAGTTCAAGAAATAAATGCGAAAAATAAGGATAcaatttttttgggatttttcaattttcattaataaaaactcTAATGTTCTCTATTACAAAAGACTCCATCATACtctttctaggaatttaaaactACAAACAGACTCGAAacatattttaaaactaaaaactgaaattcagactcaaaaatgaaaatcaagagtACATAAGTGCTTCTACTCcaggggcccgtgggacatcagtcggtcttgCCATGGGCCTGCGTGCAAGATCCCCTTGAAGACGCTCCAGGGCACTCATTATTTGACGAACAAAGTTCATTACCGCAGCAAAGAAAGTGGTTCTAGTCATGTCTTTGCATTCATAACACTTCATGACGATGTAATCAGCAATTGCTCTAACCCTCTCCCTGATGATACCCTTTTCTTGGAGCAAACGCCCTATTTGCCGAGACCTAGCTTCTAGCACCTGGGTGTCATGATGGTTTTGACCCTGCAACTGTTGCATATCTTCCTCTAGCTTGGACATTAATGCATAGCAATGTTCTCTTTCTGCTTTAAAGTTCTTAGCttgtttggccatctcattttcgagggtagttagctttttcttcaacTCTGTGACTGTTCCCTCATATTTCCTTTTCAACTGCCGTACAAACTCCGCATGTCCCTCTACGTTCTTTGTCATCTGTGCTCGGGCTCTTGCTAGATTAAGCTCGAATTTTTCTAAGTCATCCTGATACTCAGATACTTTCCTTCTAAGACCACTTATGAGCCTTTCAGCTGCTCGGCTTCTTTCCTGATTCTCAGCAGCTATCTTCATTTTTTGGATCTGGGCTCGAAAggctttgttttcttgagccagcttcttcttttccccttcatcggCAGCAGCTTGTACACTATTGTCAAATTTGAGATCCCTGATTTGTCCCTCCAATTTGCTTATCTTGGCCCTGTAGCTTGCCTCTTTCGCCAACCAATCTCATTGCTCCCGCGAATCGTCAGTGAATTGCTGGACGTGGGGTCTTTTAGCAGGACGTTCGGGCTCCCGAGGGACTTGAAACCTTTTACCAAACCAAATCATGTAATTAGGGTCTAACTCGCTTTTAGATAGATCCCGCACCCGATTCTTTGGCTCTAGAAATCTACACTCATTCCAAATCTgacgaacttttccttttgggaatACAACTTTTGGACCCAATTCGATGACTTGTCGGCTTAGACCTTTGTCATGTGGGATAGTTTGAAACCTGTCTAGTTGGCGCAGCACCCTGTGTGGAGCATATGGCTAAATGCTATGGAGACCCATTAAGAGAAGATAGCACACCTCGGCTGACATTTAAATCACTTCGGTGACAGGGAGCCAAccgaaagtccactcaattttgtttgaagttaaGGAACTCAAATGCGCAAACCAGGCTTTTGTACCTTCTGGAAATTCACAACCCACTCCCTGGTTTTCATGCTCTTCAATGCAATTCAGACCAGTCATGCCATAGTTCATGTACCCAAGCGGTGGCAAAGATGTTCTTGTATCCAAAGTTGTAGGAGCATGTTACAGCCCTCGAAGAATTTTCCCCCTTCCCGACAAATGGTTAAAGCTTGATAAATCTCCGCCAAAATCATTAGAACAAGGGTGCCATTAGCTTTTTTAATCATGACGTCGACCATTCCCACAAGAGCCAATTCTATATTTCCATCCTTTTTGGGCAGATTATGACACCcaggaatgccactataaaagccAATCCCCGTTGTGCTTCCCATTTATCCTTGTTTCCTGAATGAGTCAGGCCAGTATATGGTGCCTCAAAACCGTGGGGATTGCCATAGCACTAGTACAAGAAGTGGAATATGCAAAATCCTTCGGATGGATTTCCATCTTAGACCTCCCGACTGATGCTCAGCAGGTCTAGAAACTTGTGAGGAGTCACTGTTCTTGGCACCACTGGGTAGAGACTTCTGAGATTACCACTAAGACCGGCATAGCCCACTATTTCCTCCAGCGtgggggtgagctcaaaatcagaaaaatgaaacacattatgtgtcgggtcccaaaaaggtatcaGAGCCTCAACTACATCCAACCTCGGTTTGATTTTCAGAAGCCCAACAAGACCGCCTAAAACTTTTACCACAATCTCTCTGCTGACTTTTcctaagtcattccaccacatatggagtGGTAACGGGATTTCTTCAAGAACTGTGAAGAGTTTATTTTCAATTGTGCTCATCCTACATATTTATTAGAGTGATTGGTTAAAAGATCAtggtttattttgatttaagaGAAAGTTATTagtttttctcaaaaatttccatttcaaaacaaaaaccgcctttgcaaatacggcccttaAGTACCTCAGGAAAGAAGATTTTAGGGATGTGTTTGCTATTTGGACAAAATTTGAAAAAGGAGTcataggtggctattcttgcaaaagcagccttccggtgcccttttggggatatttggctatttagacaagaacgacatcacctaacttatttatgaaaaacaactaaatttttgttctttttgggttatttttgcaaaaatggagaTGGACCCGGTGAGGGTTACCTACGTatccacatccggtgagaatcaaacttgcgtagttcgggcagtttTGACATAATAGAAACAATACcaaatattttttcttaaaacaaattttcttttttttttaatttcggcagagtttcggtactTTTTTGGATACTGGGATTTTCACAAACAGGTAATTATCTCTCTCATACCTCaaattgatttttctctttcCAACTTTTTTTCATTatcaaaagccggtcaacatgcaatccgaagcaaataaatgcacaagtagcaagtagaatgcatcagaatggtcatttcatttcgggtacacctgtcctagacagacccaacccctatgttgagtctccaaagtcaaatgcacgtgatacaaacaagagttcctactagggatccggcatgaggctttgttatactaggtttaaaaacctgggtgtattgttttagacctggcttacccgagcggatagctcgagccgatggggggcagcgtaccgggaatacagaagcttcatcggctttgcaacttgtccgaatcTTGTTCTAAAAATTGGGATAcaactctaacagaaaagaagttacACGAAGTgtacacttcccagatgatttagaagacttagaaagaagagggtttcgtagcaatttttATATATCCAAACAATATCACAGCGGTAAAatgcgacatttagcacattaggctcaaacatgtaaaaatcagataataaataatgccaagtataacagttattctaagatcgaattcttgaaccctaaaccaaaagttctgggtttttatccccagcagagtcgccaaagttgtcacacctcctttttacccactCGAGGGGGTATGTAAGGGAGTAATTCCAATTAAAAtgacattattcaaaatgggattattttatttgattttttagaGTCTCTACTTGGAATGGTTTATTTGGTGTTCCAAgccaccggtttattttaaatcccaaatcgaggaagtttgactttATTTAGAAGTCCGCGAAACTAGAAAaactaggtaaggaattctgttaacctgggagaaggtgttaggcattcccggatttcgtggttctagcacggtcgcttaactattaataattgacctaattatctgattaatacatgttttaacctatggtgcatttttagctttagaaacgcttttaattaatttaaaacgcttttaggaagattcaacgttatttaaaacacgtcttaaACCATGCTACATAAAATTCACCCACGGTTCGCAACACattctatttaacattgttgagaattgggtcacatgaaatgtacacccggaattaaaatcacaactacgtcacgggaactgtacccgtagctatgattgaattaattaaataacacacctaaagcaactacaaaagttaacaatatttacgagggccatggaaaGTTTAATTGATGGTGCACCTCAATTTTACAAGGTTTGAATtaattacatgagggccatgggttATAGGATagaaaatggcacacctcaaattttaTAGGAATTAACTAATTTATGAGGGCCATGGGCTTAgcgattttatttggcatggcacacctcaaatggTTCTATAGAAGCTTATTTAATTAAGGCCATCTAAAGACATTCTTATTTGAAGCTATCTTAAAACAAAGGCCAATTGATTACAAACAGattttttatcaaattttaaGACAAGGGAAATGAGACAGCAGTACCTAGACACTTCAAGAAAAAATGTCTTTAAACTCACGAATTGGCCCAATAAAGAAAGAACCCAAAGTCATTTCGCCCCTACTGGAATTTGGTCAGGTCTTGCCCACATTGCGTCGATATCAGGCGGGCCTATTTACTATATGCTTtctaattgggcctatccacctttGTGTTATTTGAACCCAACTTACACACTACTTCCCTTACGAAATTGCAATCCAAATTAATTTTAATTAGAGCTCAGATTTCAGAAATCAAAATACAACTTCaagtttttttaagaaaagtattACACTATACACGATTTGCAGCAAAAGGCATACATTCATGCTATGGCTCatgaaagaaaaattaaaattgaacCACAATCTATTGGACTTAAGGCCTAGACCCAACGGTCCAGGACCAAACCTGTCAAGACACATTTTCATTTGGGCTTATCTCCAAGTCTGATTCAATTATCTACTATACTTATGGAAATAAATGTGATAACAACTAAATATATCCTTCAGGCTGTTGTTTCAAATATCAATGTACGAAATTAAAACCCAAGATTATTACAGTCTTTAGTAGTGAAACTTCTTAAACATCAGTACATTAATGACCTATTAATACATGAATACTATATGAATAACTAATCTTTTATAGCTTAATGTAACTGAACATCTATGAACCTCTGTCTTTTTTAGATATGATTCATCCATCAAAAAACCGAGTCCAATGCCTGGACCTGTAAATTTAGCAGGCCTACCAACAGTAAAACTCCAGCCCTCAGCTTTTTGAACCTGCAGATTTGACCAACTAGTGGCCAAATCCATAGGTTTTAGCTTCATAGTTAGAACAAAACTCAAATGGCATAAAATGTTGTACATCTAATATAAGAAATAAGGGAGGCAATATTGTTACTCATGTTTAAAGGGAAAACATCCTTAAATAAATTCCAAGATGATAGCTACTAAAATATCTATGTATTTGCTAGGCCATGCATCCTAAATTACTAAAAAAAAAACTCACATAATGACAAACAACTATATTCATATCATAAAAAAAACAGCAATACTACATTTTCATATAGGGTTTGCAACTCAAGTCTTacattatttttaacaaaatCATTATATGGAGAAGAAGGGAACCAAGTACCTTGATTAAAATAGCAATAAAAATTCAGCAACTAAAGGTGTGAAGTGGCAGAAGCCTTAAATGAAGGTGGAGCAACAGCAAAACAAAAGCAGCATCAAGCAAAAACCCAAAACTTCAGACTCAAGAATAACCACTTGAACCCAGAAAATGACCAACCAAATAACCTCCTGAAACTCTCTATTTCAATCCATATTTTTAACTTGTGAGGAATGAGAggtttttttgagttttttccaAGATTGCTGGAGTATGAACTTTTTAGAGAAAATAGAACTTTTTTTAGTAAAAATGCTGATGAAAATGTGTGTTCAGAGATTTTGTGCAGAATATTAAAGCTGAATCTGTCTATTCTCTTTTGGAAAAGGCACTATATATAGGGATATATAATGCCTTATGCTGAAGGAATTATTCCTTGGCCATAAACAGCATATTCTAACAGAATTGGGACAACTGGCTTTCCCCTATTGGTTTCAGTACTTTTGTACTAACCAAATGCGGCCAGCTGCCCCTTTTTCTAGAGTGTTATGATATTTctcaaattgaaaaaaaatctcAAATGCCCTTCTAAAGCTTGTTTATTACAGCCTCTGCCTAAAATTTCCTTGTACACTTAGGTCCCTAAGGTTCCTAATTGCGGACAAATCAAAACTAACATCCTAAGGCCAAAATCAATACACACAAAACGATCAAAGAAGAGACCATTGAGAAAATAAACTTTAGactaaaaataaactcaatttGCATGAACAAAATCCGAAAAATGAAACAAATACAAAAGAAATAATTTAACCCCAATTTTAATAGAAATGAAACAAACACGGATGAAAGCCTTAAACATAATGTTAGCATAAAATATAAAGGGAAATTACTAAGCCTATGCACAAGTAATAAAGCTTGgcaaacaagaaaaacaagaactTAACCATACGGCCAAACTAACAGTAGAATCAATTGAAAACAAACTTTAATTTAaactaaacatgatttaattaacCTAAATGCCTCGGACTGATTTAATTAAAATGACTGACTAATTAAACTCATTTTTTACTGAAATCCCAACAAACCAATAATTAAAACCAACAAAACTGAAAACctaaaaataaaaacaactagCTAAGGGAAAGAAGAAAAGCATACAAAGCATGATTCTGAAAACGAAAATAAACCTAGACATGTGAGTAAACCTAAAGAAAG belongs to Nicotiana tabacum cultivar K326 chromosome 6, ASM71507v2, whole genome shotgun sequence and includes:
- the LOC142181925 gene encoding uncharacterized protein LOC142181925; the protein is MVDGGSGVDICPLSTLQRMEIRTERIRPNNVCMHAFDSIKRDTIGEIDLVLTIGPVDFEVTFQVLYMDISYNFLLGKPWIHKARAVPSTLHQMVKFEYEDQKIMVHGEDEQLIYWDPSVPCLEAREGSEHIVYQPFELVVANQCKEGSPCP